The genomic DNA GGACCTCGACACGGCGGCCCCACCCGTCGACCGCCGCCCGAACGCCCCGGCACTGCTCGACGGCGCGGGCCGGCTCACCGTGGTGGAACGGCCGAACGAGCAGGTCAACCTGCTGCTCGGCGTCCCGGGCCTGCTGGCCACCGACGACCGGCGCGCCACCCTCAGCGTGCTGAACGCGGTCTTCGGCTCGGGCATGAGCTCACGGCTCTTCCAGGAGGTGCGGGAACGCCGCGGCCTCGCGTACGCGGTCTATTCGTTCGCGCCCGGATACTCCGACGCCGGGCTGTTCGGCATGTACGCCGGCTGCGCGCCCGCCAAGGCGCCCACGGTCGCCGCGCTGATGCGCGCCGAGCTCGAGCGCGTGGCGACCGACGGCGTCACCGACGACGAGCTCGCGCGCGCCGCCGGCCAACTGGGCGGCGCGAGCGCGCTCGCCCTCGAAGACTCCGACACCAGGATGTCGCGGCTCGGCCGCGCCGAGCTGACGCTCGGCGAGTTCGCCGATCTCGACGAAGCGCTGCGGCGCATCGCCCTCGTCACCGTCGACGATGTGCGATCGCTCGCTGCCGACCTGGTGTCGCGGCCGTTCTCGCTGGTCGCCGTCGGCGCGACCGACGAGGCGGCCTTCCGCGGCGTGGTCGACGAGGCCCCGCCGCGCACCGATGTCGCCTGAGCGGCATCCTTCCCCTGCGATACAAGGAACCGAACACCGTGACCCACCACCTCTACCTCGTCCGCCACGGCGAGCAGCTCGATGCCGAGCACGGCGTGGCCGACGGGCCCCTCTCTCCGCGCGGGCGACGACAGGCCGAGCTGCTCGCCGAACGGCTCGGCGGCATCCCCTTCGATGCCGCCTGGCACTCGCCCCTGCAGCGGGCGGCCGAGACGGCGAAGATCATCGCGGCGAAGATGCCGGCGCTGGAGCCCGAACCCTCGTCGCTGCTGTTCGACTGCGTGCCGTCGGGGCCCGCCCCCGAGACGCCGTCGGCGTACGACCCGTTCTTCAAGTCGTTCACCGAGGCCGAGTTCGAGGCGGGCAAGGCGCAGATGACCGATGCGGTCGCCGAGTTCCTGCGGTCGCACCGCGAGGACCGGCACGAGCTGCTGATCACGCACAACTTCGTGATCGGATGGTTCGTGCGCGAGGTGCTGGGCGCCCCCGACTGGCGGTGGGTGTCGATCAACCAGGCCAACTGCGGGCTCACGGTGCTCAGCCAGAAGCCCGGCCGGCCGTGGAGCCTCGTGACCCACAACGACCTCGCGCACCTGCCGGCCGAGCTGCGCACCGGATTGCCCGAGGGCTACGCGGTCTGACCCTCGGAGCTCAGTCGAGGCGCTTGCCGAACCAGTGCGTCGCGTTCGGGTTGTCGTTGTAGGCGGCGATCTCGGTGTACCCCGACGTGCGGTACAGGTGCTGTGCTGCGGTGAGGGATTCGTTCGTGTCGAGTACCGCGTACTGGGCGCCGAACGACCGCGCCCGCCGCTCGAGTTCGTCCATGAGCAGCCGTGACCATCCGCGGCCGCGAACGGATTCGTCGATCCAGACGTGCTTCACCTCGTACGTCCGGAGCCCGTCGACGTCGTCGATGCGTCGGATGCCGCCGCATCCGACCGCCTCGCCCGCGTCGTCGTGCACCAGCAGGAACTCGCCGACGGGCGGGACGAACCGCGCCGGCTCGGGCCGGTTCACCCGATAGCCGTCGGCGTGCGTGGTGAAGCCGCGTGCCCGCGCGGCGAAGTAGTCGTCGAGGAGCCGCGCGGCGACGGGGTCGTCGGTCGCGGCGGGGAGGAAGCTCGGCACGTCTCGACGCTACCGCGCCCGGCCTAGCTCAGTGCCCCGATCGCTCGCCCTTGCCCGGGTCGCCCGGGATGACGGCGGCGAGGATCGACGCGGCGATGGCGCCCGCGGCGCCGATCGCGAGCGAGACGATGAACCCCGCGACGGTCGGCAGGGCGTGGCCGCCGACCTGCTGGGTCAGTTCGGCGAGGACCACGCCGATCACCGCCGCGGAGGCGGTGGTGCCGATCGAGCGCATGAGCGAGTTGAATCCGTTCGCCGCGGCCTTCTCGCTCGCCGGCACGGAGCTCATGATGAGGGCCGGCATGGCCCCGAACGCGAAGCCGATGCCGCAGCCGACGACGGTGGCGCCGAGCACCAGCAGCGCGATCGTCCAGGCGATCTGAGCGGCATCGGCGGGCCCGGCCGGGCGGTTGCCGAGCGTGGCGAGCACGACCGCGGCCGAGCCGTAGCCGATCGCGATGACGATGCCGGCGACCGCCAGCGTGACCTTCGGGCCGTGTCGGTGCGAGAGGCCGGCGCCGACCTTCGAGACCGACGCCATCGCGAGTCCCATCGGGACCATGCACAGCCCCATGCCGAGCATCGGCAAACCGAGTCCGTAGCCGAGCTCGACGGGGTACTGCATCACCTGCGGCAGGATCAGGTTCAGCGCGTACATGGCGAAGCCGACGAGGATCGACGCGAGGTTGGTGAGCAGCACCACCGGTCTGACCGTGGTGCGCAGGTCCACGAGCGGTGCCCGGTGGCGCAGTTCGTACCAGCC from Agromyces larvae includes the following:
- a CDS encoding histidine phosphatase family protein, with the translated sequence MTHHLYLVRHGEQLDAEHGVADGPLSPRGRRQAELLAERLGGIPFDAAWHSPLQRAAETAKIIAAKMPALEPEPSSLLFDCVPSGPAPETPSAYDPFFKSFTEAEFEAGKAQMTDAVAEFLRSHREDRHELLITHNFVIGWFVREVLGAPDWRWVSINQANCGLTVLSQKPGRPWSLVTHNDLAHLPAELRTGLPEGYAV
- a CDS encoding GNAT family N-acetyltransferase, with amino-acid sequence MPSFLPAATDDPVAARLLDDYFAARARGFTTHADGYRVNRPEPARFVPPVGEFLLVHDDAGEAVGCGGIRRIDDVDGLRTYEVKHVWIDESVRGRGWSRLLMDELERRARSFGAQYAVLDTNESLTAAQHLYRTSGYTEIAAYNDNPNATHWFGKRLD